In Massilistercora timonensis, the following are encoded in one genomic region:
- a CDS encoding VRR-NUC domain-containing protein, with amino-acid sequence MKLQNMKRGETTEQITLFNWAENNAHILPCLSLMYHIPNEGKRTNGAVLKAMGLKSGVPDVCLPVPSHNFNGLYLEMKYGKNKPTKDQEAFMAALRQQGYKTAVCYGADEAKAEIMDYLQDPDKMPLSKCLNATWINGRCDGVPVVGHMFSREPCRNCEKHEPTKAEATLEANMAAVDGTFKRPIITAIVNLSAGEPLKGLSLGETLETINQNLALLVKGQQLTVKQSAAVLTVAMEAYKRAEKKGD; translated from the coding sequence ATGAAATTGCAGAACATGAAGAGAGGGGAAACCACGGAGCAAATAACACTTTTTAACTGGGCAGAGAATAACGCCCATATTTTACCGTGCCTTTCCCTCATGTATCACATTCCAAACGAGGGAAAGAGGACAAACGGGGCAGTATTAAAGGCCATGGGTTTAAAGAGCGGTGTGCCGGACGTATGCTTGCCAGTGCCAAGCCACAATTTCAACGGCCTTTACCTGGAAATGAAATACGGGAAGAATAAGCCAACAAAAGACCAGGAAGCATTTATGGCGGCCTTGCGGCAGCAGGGCTATAAAACGGCGGTGTGTTACGGAGCGGACGAAGCAAAGGCGGAAATCATGGATTATTTGCAGGACCCGGACAAAATGCCGCTTTCCAAGTGTTTAAATGCCACATGGATTAACGGGCGTTGTGACGGCGTGCCAGTGGTGGGGCATATGTTCAGCCGGGAGCCTTGCCGGAATTGTGAGAAACACGAACCGACAAAGGCAGAAGCCACACTGGAAGCCAACATGGCAGCAGTTGACGGCACATTTAAAAGGCCAATTATAACGGCTATCGTAAATCTTTCCGCCGGGGAGCCATTAAAAGGGCTTTCCCTGGGGGAAACCTTAGAAACTATAAACCAAAACCTGGCCCTTTTGGTAAAGGGGCAGCAGTTGACGGTCAAACAATCGGCGGCGGTGCTTACCGTTGCCATGGAAGCCTATAAACGGGCGGAGAAGAAAGGAGATTAA
- a CDS encoding HNH endonuclease signature motif containing protein, with protein MKEYAKDFYKSAAWKRARQTVIKRANGLCERCRAAGLYRPGVIVHHKDYITPENIHNPGVTLSLDNLEYLCEDCHNKEHKAKPNNRYRFDSDGKLLPPKGEERRTTPPGGLILDAPTRTEGDTSKKLRRVARI; from the coding sequence ATGAAAGAATATGCAAAGGACTTCTACAAGTCAGCAGCATGGAAGAGAGCCAGGCAGACAGTTATTAAACGGGCCAATGGATTGTGTGAGCGGTGCAGAGCCGCCGGGCTTTATCGTCCCGGTGTGATTGTCCACCACAAGGATTACATTACACCGGAGAATATCCACAACCCAGGCGTGACCCTTAGCCTGGATAACCTGGAATATCTTTGTGAGGATTGCCATAACAAAGAGCATAAGGCAAAGCCTAACAATCGTTATCGGTTTGACAGTGACGGAAAATTATTACCGCCAAAAGGAGAAGAGCGGCGGACCACTCCCCCCGGTGGGTTGATTTTGGACGCCCCCACAAGAACCGAGGGAGATACTTCAAAAAAACTCCGCAGGGTCGCACGCATATGA